CCTGCTCGTCGCCGTGCTCGGCGAGCCGGAGTTCCTGGCCGGAGGCACCGACACCGGCTACCTCGAGCGGCACCCGCCGGCGGCCCTGCTGGTGCCCGACCCCGCCGCCCGCGCCGACGCGGTCACCGCGGCCGTCGTCGCCCTCCGCGCCGTCCGGCGCGCCGCCGCCGCGGTGCAGCGCAGCGTCACGGCGGGCTGGCGCAACGTCACCTCCGCCGACCCGGTCGTCCGGCTGGCCTGGTCCGACGGCGGCGTGCTCGACGTGGGCTACCAGGTGGTCGGCGACACGGTCCGGGTGCGGCTGGGCGACCAACCGCTCGGCCCGGCCGCCCGGGTGGGCGTCGTCGGCGAGGACGGCGGCCACCGGGTGACGCTGGAGCGGGACGGAGTGCGGCGGAGCTGGCACGTCGCGGTGGAGGGCGACCACCTCGACGTCAGCTCCAGCGCCGGCTCCCTCGACCTCCGGGTGGTCGACCTGCTGCCCGAACCCGAGGCGGCGGGCCCGGCCGGGTCGCTGGCCGCGCCCCTGCCCGGCCTGGTCGTCCGCACCGAGGCCGCACCGGGCGAGCCGGTGGCGCTCGGCCAGCCCCTGCTCGTCCTGGAGGCGATGAAGATGGAGCACGTGGTGCGCGCACCCCACGACGGGGTGCTCACCTCCCTGCTGGTCCGCACCGGTGACCAGGTCGAGGTCGGGCAGCCGCTGGCCGTGCTCGGCGGGCCGACGGGCGGTGCGGAGTGAGCGCCCAGGTCGTCCGCTACGAGCACCGGGGGCCGGTGGCCTGGGTGACCATCGACCGGCCGGAGGCGCGCAACGCCCTCGACCGGGCGGTCCGCGCGGGGCTCTTCGCCGCCACCGCCCGCTTCGACGCCGACCCCGGGGCGGCGGTCATGGTGCTGACGGGAGCCGGGGACGTCGCCTTCAGCGCCGGCGCCGACCTCAAGGAGATGGCCGCCGAGGGGCTGACCGTGCCACCCCCGGACTTCCTGCCCCAGTTCGGCCGCAACGCCGGCAGCGCCAAGCCGATCATCGCCGCGGTCAACGGGCTGGCCTACGCCGGCGGCTTCCTGCTGGTGCAGAGCTGCGACCTGGTCTTCGCCGCCGAGCACGCCCGGTTCGCGGTCCCCGAGGCGGCGGTGGGCCGCGGCGCCCCCTGGGCCGCACCCCTGGCGTCGCTCATCCCGCCGAAGGCCGCGCTGCAGCTGCTGCTGACGGGGGAGCCCATCACGGCGGCCCGGGCGCACGCCCTCGGGCTGGTGAGCGAGGTGGTGGAGGCCGCGCAGCTGCAGGAGCGGGTGCAGGCGTGCGCCGAGCGGATCGCGGCCAACGCGCCGCTCTCGGTGCGCGCCGCCAAGCAGATGGTCCTCACCACCCGGGGGCTGCCGCCGGACCAGGCCTTCGCCGAGGCCGAGCGGATCTTCGCCCCCGTCTACCGCTCGGCCGACGCGCAGGAGGGCCCGCGGGCCTTCGCCGAGCACCGGCCACCCCGGTGGAGCGGACGATGACCGCCACGGGCGGGCCGGGCGGGAGCGCGCCGCGGCGTCCGGTGCGGATCGGCAACGCCTCCGGCTTCTACGGCGACCGGCTCGCCGCCGCGCAGGAGATGGTGGAGGGCGGCGACCTCGACGTCCTGACCGGCGACTACCTGGCCGAGCTCACCCTCTACCTGCTGCACAAGGCGCGCCTGAAGGATCCCGACGCCGGCTACGCCTCGACCTTCCTGACCCAGCTGGAGACCGTCCTCGGCACCTGCCTGGACCGCGGGACCAAGATCGTCAGCAACGCGGGCGGGCTGAACCCCGGCGGGCTCGCCCGGGAGATCCGGGCGCTCGCCGCCCGGTTGGGGCTCGACGTCGCGGTCGCCCACGTCGACGGGGACGACCTGGTCGACGCCCTGCCGGGGCTGCTCGCGGCCGGGCAGCCGCTGGCCCACCTCGACACCGGGCAGCCGCTCGCCGCGGCCGGCGTCACCCCGGTGACCGCGAACGCCTACCTCGGCGGCTGGCCGATCGTCACCGCGCTCGCCGCCGGCGCCGACGTCGTGGTGACGGGCCGGGTCACCGACGCCTCCCTGGTCGTCGGGCCGGCTGCGTGGTGGCACGGCTGGACGCCCGCCGACCTCGACCCGCTGGCCGGCGCCGTGGCGGCCGGCCACGTCGTCGAGTGCGGCGCCCAGGCCACCGGCGGCAACTACGCCTTCTTCCGCGAGGTCACCGACCGCCGCTACCCCGGCTTCCCGATCGCCGAGGTGGCCGCCGACGGCACCGCGGTGATCACGAAGCACCCGGGGACCGGCGGACTGGTGTCGGTGGGCACCGTCACGGCCCAGCTGCTGTACGAGACCGCCGAGCCCGCCTACGCCGGGCCGGACGTCACCACCTGGTTCGACACCCTGGACGTCCAGCAGGCCGGGCCGGACCGGGTCCGCGTCGCCGGGGCCCGGGGCACGCCGCCGACCGGCCAGGTCAAGGTGGCGCTCAACTACACCGGCGGCTACCGCAACACGATGACGATGGTGCTCACCGGTCTCGACCTCGAGGCGAAGGCGGCGGCCGCGGAGCAGCTGCTGTTCGACCTGCTCGGCGGCCGGGACAGCGTCGACGCGGTCGACGTCCGGCTGCTCCGGTCCGACCACCCGGACGCGCGGACCCAGGCCGAGGCCACGGCGCACCTCGTGGTGACGGTCAAGGACCGCGATCCCGCGAAGGTGGGCCGGCGTTTCTCCAGCACCGTCCTGGAGCTGACGCTGGCCAGCTACCCCGGCTTCCACACCACCACCCCGCCCACCCGGGAGAGCGCGTACGGGGTCTACTGGCCGACCCTCGTCCCCGCCGCGGTGGTCCCCGCCCGGGTCGTCCTGCCCGACGGCTCCGCGGTGCTCGTGCCCGCGGAACCCGGCGACCCGGTGGCGGCCGCCCGGCCGCCCGCGCCCCCGGCCCCTCCCCTGGCGACGGCCGTGGCGCCCGGGGGTCCGACGGCGGTGGTGCCGCTGGGCCTGGTGGCCGGGGCCCGGTCCGGGGACAAGGGCGGCAACGCGAACGTCGGCTTCTGGACGCGGACCGACGGCGGGTACGCCTGGCTGGAGGGCTTCCTCACCGTCGAGCGGCTGCGGGCCCTGCTGCCCGAGGCCGACGGGCTCGAGGTGCGGCGCTACCGGCTGCCGAACCTGCGCGCGCTCAACTTCGTCGTGGTCGGCCTGCTCGGGGAGGGCGTCGCGTCCTCCACCCGGCCCGACCCGCAGGCCAAGGCGCTCGGTGAGTTCCTGCGCTCCCGACTGGTGCCCGTGCCGGTGGCTCTGCTGCCCCCCGACCCCACGCCCGGAGGGCCGCACCCCGTCCCCTGAGCACGCTCAGGGGACGGACGCGTCACTGCGCCGCGGGCTTGACCGCCGTCACCGGGCAGCCGGCGTCGAGCAGCAGCTGCTGGGCGGTGCTGCCGAAGATCAGCTTGCCGACCGGGGAGCGGCGGCGGAGCCCGATCACCAGCAGGTCCGCCCCGACCTCGGCGACCGTGGCGAGGATCGCCTCGGCGGCCGGCCGCCCGTCGACCGGCTGCCGGACCTCGTGCTCGACCCCCGCCTGCTCGAGCTCGGCGTGCAGCGCATCGAGGTCGGGCTGGCTGGCGAACAGCGGGGAGGCGTAGTTGCCGTCCTTGCCCGTGTTGACGACGACGAGCGAGCCGCCGAGGGCCAGCGCGGTCGCCTTCGCGTGGTCGAGGGCCGCCTGGCCCTCGCGGGTGGGGGTGTAGCCGACGACGATCTTCATGGGGCTCCTCGGGTGCGACGGGACAGCGGACCGTGCGCCCATCCTGGCCGTCCGGAGCCGCGGAGGGAACCGGTCGGGGGCGGCGACCTGTCGATCACCGCCCCGCGGGCCGCGGTGGGCGCGCCCGGGTCCAGCGCCCGTCCCCGCGGCACGACCGGCCCGCGGACCTCGGCCCGTCGACGGCGCTCAGGCCTCCCGGGCGGGCGCGTGCCAGGCAGCACCCGGAGCCGTCTCGACCAGGACCAGGAGCAGGTTGTCCTTCTTGATCCCGACCTTCGCGACCTCGTCGGCGACGGCGGCCAGGCCGCGCTGCTTCTGCTCGTCGGTGTAGCCCGGGGAGGCCAGGACCTCGATGAAGACGATGTCGGTGCGGTCGGCGTCGGGGAACGTCCGCGAGTAGACCAGCTCGCCCTGGTCGTGCAGCCGGAACACCTGGAACAGGTCCTCGGGCGTCATGTCCAGCCCGGACACCAGTCCGGCGTGGACGGCGTCGCTGATCTGGCTCATCTTGGGCGCGAGCTCGCGGTGCATGTCGATGCGCACGTGCGGCATGAGGTCCTCCTGGTCGGCCGACGGACGACCGTCGTCCGCCGCTGAGCCATTGTTACAGAAAGTAACAAGGATTTGCCGGTCGCCCTCCGGCCCGGGCAGCCGGTCGCCCCCGCCGCTCCCGGCCGCCCCCGCCCGGGCGGGAGCGTCGGGGAGCGACGGGGGCGACGTGCCGAGCCGCGGCGGACCGGCCGCTCAGCGGCGGACCTGCACCCCCACGGAGGCGGCGCCGGTGACCGTGTAGCGCTGCCGGACCCGGAGGTCCTTGACCGTGCGGACGTCCTCGTCGTCCTCCGAGCCGAGCAGCAGGCTGATCTGCAGGTCGTCGTTGTGCGGGGCGGAGACGATCCCCTTGATGACCGCGTCCAGGTCGTCGGCGAGCCCCTCGTCGCACGCCGTCGGGTCGAGGAAGCAGCCCTCGCCCTCGCCCTCGTCCTCGCCGGGCAGGAGGGTCGCCTGACCACCGGCGACCAGCAGCAGGCCGCTCTTGCCCTGCGTCTTCGCCGGCACCTTGACGATGCTGACCACCCGGCGCACGGTGCTGCTCCGGAACGCCTTGAGAGTGGTCCGCACCTTGATCGTGTCGCCCGCCTTCACCGTGACGGCCGCCCGGACCTTGTAGGCCCCCTTGCCGACGGCCACCTCGGTCTTCCCGACCCGGTACTGCCGGAAGTCCCCGGTCACGTTGGACTCCAGCGCGACGCTGCGGATGGTCACCGCCTCGTCGTCCTGGTCCACCAGCGCGTCGAGCGCGGCGGCCAGGTCGAACGCGGGCTCGGCGGCGATGTCGTCGCGCGAGGCCCACGCGTTGGTCCGGCTGACGGTGAAGCTCGTGCCGCCCGCACGGGTGCCGGTGATCACCCAGCGGCTGCTCGCGCGGCCGTCCCCGATCTCGTCGACGACGTTGTCGTAGTTGGCCAGCGCGGCGTAGGCGGCGACCTCGGGCAGCAGGTCCCGAGCGCTCACCCGCGTCGTCCCGGTGCGGGCCGCTCCCGTGGTCGAGTTCCGGACCGTCGTGGTGACGGGGACCGTCATGGGCAGCACCCCGAGCCGGGCCCGCAGACCGGAGGTCCGGTCCTGGTCCACGGTGCCGACGGGGTCGCCCACGGTCGCGAGCTTGAAGGCCCCGAAGGTGTCGTCGCGGATGATGGCCAGCGAGCTGCCGGTGCTGGCGCCGTAGGAGACGGCGCCGGCCAGGGCGTACGGGTGCCCGAAGGCCAGCGCCTGGCCGCCGCAGACGGCGGTGGTGGTGCCCGTGCCCGCCACCGTCACGTCGCCGTAGGAGAGCACGCTGGTGAAGTTGCCGCCGGGGACCGGGACGGCTAGCGGGCTCGACGCGGCGGGCGCCGCCCGACCGGACCCGGCGTGCGCGAGGACGGAGAGGCCGGCGGCGTCCGCCCCGGCCTGGAAGCGGGCCACCCGTGCGGGGCCGAGGCCGCTCAGCGAGAGCGGCACGGGCAGCCGCTGGAGCCCGCCGCGGGGGACGGCCGCCGCGGCACGGGCGTCGACCTGCCGCCGGAGACCGCTGGGCAGGGCCACCTGACGGGGTTCCCGGACGGCGGCCGCCGCGCGGACGGCGGGCCGGCCGAGGTCGAGCAGGTCGAGCATGTCGGCCGCCGGCGTGACACCGCCGATCGGGGAGTTGGCGCTGGTGAAGCCGTAGGAGACCGAGCCCAGCAGCCGGCCGCCGACGTAGACCGGCGAGCCGGACATGCCGGCCCAGATCCCGCCACCGCCCTGGTCGACGACGTGCCCGCCGGCCAGGTCGGAGACCTCGACGACGATCATGTCCTTCCCGGCGCCGATGCCGTCGGGCAGCACGCCCAGGACCTCCACGGCGAACGGCTTGGGGGTGGTGCCCCGGACGACGGTCAGCCCCTCGCCGACGAGGCCGGGGGTCACCTCCGCCACCGGCACGACGGCCGGGCACGGGTCCGCCGCGGCCGGCCGGACGACCGGTCCCTCGGCGGCGGCGGGGGTGGCCAGCACCCCGGCCACCAGGGCGACCGCCAACCCGGCTCCGGCCGACCTGACCTGCCACCGACGTCGTCCTGCACCCTGCATCCGGACTCCTCGCGT
The window above is part of the Friedmanniella luteola genome. Proteins encoded here:
- a CDS encoding enoyl-CoA hydratase-related protein — its product is MSAQVVRYEHRGPVAWVTIDRPEARNALDRAVRAGLFAATARFDADPGAAVMVLTGAGDVAFSAGADLKEMAAEGLTVPPPDFLPQFGRNAGSAKPIIAAVNGLAYAGGFLLVQSCDLVFAAEHARFAVPEAAVGRGAPWAAPLASLIPPKAALQLLLTGEPITAARAHALGLVSEVVEAAQLQERVQACAERIAANAPLSVRAAKQMVLTTRGLPPDQAFAEAERIFAPVYRSADAQEGPRAFAEHRPPRWSGR
- a CDS encoding acyclic terpene utilization AtuA family protein — its product is MTATGGPGGSAPRRPVRIGNASGFYGDRLAAAQEMVEGGDLDVLTGDYLAELTLYLLHKARLKDPDAGYASTFLTQLETVLGTCLDRGTKIVSNAGGLNPGGLAREIRALAARLGLDVAVAHVDGDDLVDALPGLLAAGQPLAHLDTGQPLAAAGVTPVTANAYLGGWPIVTALAAGADVVVTGRVTDASLVVGPAAWWHGWTPADLDPLAGAVAAGHVVECGAQATGGNYAFFREVTDRRYPGFPIAEVAADGTAVITKHPGTGGLVSVGTVTAQLLYETAEPAYAGPDVTTWFDTLDVQQAGPDRVRVAGARGTPPTGQVKVALNYTGGYRNTMTMVLTGLDLEAKAAAAEQLLFDLLGGRDSVDAVDVRLLRSDHPDARTQAEATAHLVVTVKDRDPAKVGRRFSSTVLELTLASYPGFHTTTPPTRESAYGVYWPTLVPAAVVPARVVLPDGSAVLVPAEPGDPVAAARPPAPPAPPLATAVAPGGPTAVVPLGLVAGARSGDKGGNANVGFWTRTDGGYAWLEGFLTVERLRALLPEADGLEVRRYRLPNLRALNFVVVGLLGEGVASSTRPDPQAKALGEFLRSRLVPVPVALLPPDPTPGGPHPVP
- a CDS encoding universal stress protein — its product is MKIVVGYTPTREGQAALDHAKATALALGGSLVVVNTGKDGNYASPLFASQPDLDALHAELEQAGVEHEVRQPVDGRPAAEAILATVAEVGADLLVIGLRRRSPVGKLIFGSTAQQLLLDAGCPVTAVKPAAQ
- a CDS encoding tautomerase family protein, with product MPHVRIDMHRELAPKMSQISDAVHAGLVSGLDMTPEDLFQVFRLHDQGELVYSRTFPDADRTDIVFIEVLASPGYTDEQKQRGLAAVADEVAKVGIKKDNLLLVLVETAPGAAWHAPAREA
- a CDS encoding SpoIVB peptidase S55 domain-containing protein → MQGAGRRRWQVRSAGAGLAVALVAGVLATPAAAEGPVVRPAAADPCPAVVPVAEVTPGLVGEGLTVVRGTTPKPFAVEVLGVLPDGIGAGKDMIVVEVSDLAGGHVVDQGGGGIWAGMSGSPVYVGGRLLGSVSYGFTSANSPIGGVTPAADMLDLLDLGRPAVRAAAAVREPRQVALPSGLRRQVDARAAAAVPRGGLQRLPVPLSLSGLGPARVARFQAGADAAGLSVLAHAGSGRAAPAASSPLAVPVPGGNFTSVLSYGDVTVAGTGTTTAVCGGQALAFGHPYALAGAVSYGASTGSSLAIIRDDTFGAFKLATVGDPVGTVDQDRTSGLRARLGVLPMTVPVTTTVRNSTTGAARTGTTRVSARDLLPEVAAYAALANYDNVVDEIGDGRASSRWVITGTRAGGTSFTVSRTNAWASRDDIAAEPAFDLAAALDALVDQDDEAVTIRSVALESNVTGDFRQYRVGKTEVAVGKGAYKVRAAVTVKAGDTIKVRTTLKAFRSSTVRRVVSIVKVPAKTQGKSGLLLVAGGQATLLPGEDEGEGEGCFLDPTACDEGLADDLDAVIKGIVSAPHNDDLQISLLLGSEDDEDVRTVKDLRVRQRYTVTGAASVGVQVRR